The proteins below are encoded in one region of Ereboglobus luteus:
- a CDS encoding VIT and vWA domain-containing protein, whose product MENPSHHFAPKNFNQKLSALYFAAALLLGFIAFGITVVAAPDRSADLDDPDVSLSPYFQVKGAEDGVDALPLKSTQVDAVLAGVIAGVRVVQTYQNEGATPLEARYIFPASTRAAVHGMTMTVGERRIEAQIKEKAEARKTYEKARREGKTASLLESHRSNVFEMNVANILPGDTVTVELRYNELITPEEGEYEWFFPTVVGPRYTRKATGPAREKQETLPLDPLAGSKRLGGEGLAYLGENEDGENEPVFTLTAEILAGTRVQKMKCVSHRIDTEATGGGVRVSLPPRAGIAMNRDFILRYRLAGGALATGLMVDSFKGENYFLLTVQPPARVEPAQMPARDYVFVMDVSGSMWGFPLEVSQRLLKEMLINLRDIDTFNVLLFSGSSRTLFETPVAATTENIAAAIALFESGRKYNDYGGGTELLPALKRAFELPRTRAGVSRNIVVITDGYVDLEAEAYALVHESLGDANLFAFGIGSSVNRELIERLARAGRTEPTVIENEKRAQNAAEKFRKMIESPVLTNVRVEFAGGSLSAPDVLSQRPIVMCGKWPDHIDPSTQTIRLGGQTGGGEWSTEISVADAVDLNSNGTLALLWARERLWELKDLHALRADAPKQKAAIIELGLKYNLLTPFTSFVAVDLTPRLSADAASQAKKVTQALPLPKGVSELAVGVTEEAVDSVPTSPEPETVALLIVAAMVAAVMWRKREQKMRRGAA is encoded by the coding sequence ATGGAAAACCCTTCGCATCACTTCGCGCCAAAGAACTTCAACCAAAAACTCAGCGCCCTGTATTTTGCCGCGGCGCTTTTGCTCGGCTTCATCGCGTTCGGCATCACGGTCGTCGCCGCGCCGGATCGCTCAGCCGACCTGGATGATCCCGATGTTTCGCTTTCGCCTTATTTTCAGGTGAAGGGCGCGGAGGATGGCGTTGACGCGCTCCCGCTCAAAAGCACGCAGGTCGATGCCGTGCTCGCGGGCGTGATCGCCGGGGTGCGAGTCGTGCAAACCTACCAAAACGAGGGTGCGACACCGCTCGAGGCGCGCTACATTTTTCCCGCCTCCACGCGCGCCGCCGTCCACGGCATGACAATGACCGTCGGTGAACGGCGCATCGAGGCGCAGATCAAGGAAAAGGCCGAGGCGCGCAAAACCTACGAAAAAGCAAGGCGCGAGGGCAAAACCGCGTCGCTTCTCGAATCGCACCGCAGCAATGTTTTCGAGATGAATGTCGCCAACATCCTGCCCGGCGACACGGTGACCGTCGAGCTTCGCTACAACGAGCTCATCACTCCCGAGGAGGGCGAATACGAGTGGTTTTTTCCGACTGTCGTCGGGCCGCGTTACACGAGGAAGGCGACCGGTCCCGCCCGGGAAAAACAGGAGACGCTTCCGCTCGACCCGCTCGCCGGCTCCAAGCGCCTCGGCGGCGAAGGCCTGGCATACTTGGGCGAAAACGAGGATGGCGAAAACGAGCCGGTTTTCACGCTCACCGCCGAAATCCTCGCGGGCACCCGCGTGCAAAAAATGAAATGCGTTTCGCACCGCATCGACACGGAGGCGACCGGCGGAGGCGTGCGCGTGTCGCTGCCGCCGCGCGCGGGCATCGCGATGAACCGCGATTTCATCCTGCGCTACCGGCTCGCGGGCGGCGCGCTCGCCACGGGGCTCATGGTCGATTCGTTCAAGGGCGAAAATTATTTTCTTCTCACCGTGCAGCCGCCCGCGCGCGTCGAACCCGCGCAAATGCCGGCGCGCGATTATGTGTTTGTCATGGATGTGTCCGGCTCGATGTGGGGATTTCCGCTGGAGGTCTCGCAACGCCTTCTCAAGGAAATGCTGATCAACTTGCGTGACATCGACACGTTCAACGTGCTGCTTTTTTCCGGCTCCAGCCGCACGCTTTTTGAAACCCCGGTCGCCGCCACGACTGAAAATATCGCCGCCGCCATCGCCCTTTTCGAGAGCGGGCGCAAATACAACGATTACGGCGGCGGCACCGAGTTGCTGCCCGCGCTCAAGCGCGCGTTTGAGCTGCCGCGGACGCGCGCGGGCGTGTCGCGCAACATCGTCGTGATTACCGACGGTTATGTCGATCTGGAGGCCGAGGCCTACGCGCTCGTGCATGAAAGCCTTGGCGACGCCAACCTGTTCGCGTTCGGCATCGGCAGCTCGGTGAATCGCGAGTTGATCGAGCGCCTCGCGCGCGCCGGGCGCACCGAGCCGACCGTGATCGAAAATGAAAAACGCGCGCAAAACGCCGCCGAGAAATTTCGCAAAATGATCGAGTCGCCCGTGCTCACCAACGTGCGCGTCGAGTTTGCCGGCGGCTCGCTCAGCGCGCCCGACGTGCTCTCGCAGCGCCCCATCGTGATGTGCGGAAAATGGCCCGACCACATTGACCCCTCGACCCAGACAATCCGGCTGGGCGGCCAAACCGGAGGCGGCGAATGGAGCACGGAAATCTCCGTGGCCGACGCCGTTGACCTGAACTCGAACGGCACGCTCGCGCTGCTCTGGGCGCGCGAACGCTTGTGGGAGTTGAAGGACTTGCACGCGCTGCGCGCGGACGCGCCGAAACAAAAGGCGGCGATCATCGAGCTGGGTTTGAAATACAACTTGCTGACGCCCTTCACCTCGTTTGTCGCGGTTGATTTGACGCCGCGTTTGTCCGCCGATGCCGCGTCGCAGGCGAAAAAAGTAACGCAGGCTTTGCCGCTGCCCAAGGGCGTGAGCGAGCTCGCGGTCGGAGTCACCGAGGAAGCCGTCGACAGCGTGCCAACATCGCCGGAGCCGGAAACGGTCGCACTCCTGATTGTCGCCGCGATGGTCGCCGCGGTGATGTGGCGCAAGCGCGAGCAAAAAATGCGGAGAGGCGCGGCGTGA
- a CDS encoding peptide ABC transporter substrate-binding protein, translated as MRFLHFLALLFLSALQPFGLSALFASSSVLRIGNGAEPQDMDPQTMSAYTDQNIAIALFEGLVAIDEATSQPVPAVAESWETSPDGLTWTFRLRAGARWSNGDPVTAQDFATSFRRILSPMLGAEYAYMLYPVKNAGAFNTGKLSDFAQVGVAAPDARTLVLTLDAPTPHLLSIVAQPMWFPVHAPTILRFGKLDQRGTAWTRPENIVGNGAFTMKSWEPNRQITVEKNPLYWDAAGTRLDAVVFFPNDDIATDERNFRSGQVDITYDILPEKIRAYRKNNPAALRIDPLLETFFLRFNTKRPPLDNPKVRAALARAINRDLIARVLHNSRTPARFYTPPNTGGYTCATAIPDDFAAARCLLAEAGYPKGKGFPKLDIQMNNDAVNRTVLEAIQEMWRRELGISVTITNKEYRVYLDAQRAIGFDISRSRWVGDFNDPITFLDMFVTNGGQNQTHWSNAEYDRLIAEAGRASDREKRFELYQRAEKILLDEAPIAPIFFGTRSYLISPRVKNWVPSLLGIHRYQKVWVE; from the coding sequence ATGCGATTTCTCCATTTCCTCGCGCTGCTGTTTCTTTCGGCCCTTCAGCCTTTCGGTCTTTCAGCCCTTTTCGCGTCCTCTTCCGTCTTGCGCATCGGCAATGGCGCGGAGCCGCAGGATATGGACCCGCAAACGATGTCGGCCTACACCGACCAAAACATCGCAATCGCGCTCTTCGAGGGGTTGGTGGCGATCGACGAGGCCACTTCGCAACCCGTCCCCGCCGTTGCCGAGAGCTGGGAGACCTCGCCCGACGGACTCACGTGGACATTTCGCCTGCGCGCCGGCGCCCGCTGGTCCAACGGCGACCCGGTGACCGCGCAAGATTTCGCGACATCATTCCGGCGCATCCTTTCACCCATGCTCGGCGCCGAATACGCCTACATGCTTTACCCGGTCAAAAACGCCGGGGCCTTCAACACCGGCAAGCTCTCCGATTTTGCGCAAGTGGGCGTCGCCGCGCCCGACGCGCGCACTCTCGTGCTCACGCTCGATGCCCCGACGCCGCACCTGCTCTCCATTGTCGCGCAACCGATGTGGTTTCCCGTTCACGCGCCGACGATTTTGCGCTTTGGAAAGCTCGACCAGCGCGGCACGGCTTGGACGCGCCCGGAAAACATCGTCGGCAACGGCGCGTTCACGATGAAAAGTTGGGAGCCGAACCGCCAGATCACCGTTGAGAAAAATCCGCTCTACTGGGACGCCGCCGGCACACGGCTCGACGCGGTCGTGTTTTTCCCGAACGACGACATTGCCACCGACGAGCGCAACTTCCGCTCCGGACAGGTTGACATCACCTACGATATTCTCCCCGAAAAAATCCGCGCCTACCGCAAAAACAACCCCGCCGCCCTGCGCATCGACCCGTTGCTGGAAACCTTTTTCCTGCGCTTCAACACCAAGCGCCCTCCGCTCGACAATCCGAAAGTCCGCGCCGCGCTCGCCCGCGCCATCAACCGCGACCTGATCGCGCGCGTGCTCCACAACAGCCGCACGCCCGCGCGCTTTTACACGCCGCCGAACACCGGAGGTTACACCTGCGCGACCGCGATTCCCGACGACTTCGCCGCCGCCCGCTGCCTGCTCGCCGAGGCGGGTTATCCGAAAGGAAAAGGGTTTCCGAAACTCGACATCCAGATGAACAACGACGCAGTCAACCGAACCGTGCTCGAGGCCATTCAGGAAATGTGGCGGCGCGAACTCGGCATCAGCGTCACAATCACAAACAAGGAATACCGCGTGTATCTCGACGCGCAGCGCGCCATTGGCTTCGACATCAGCCGCTCGCGCTGGGTCGGCGATTTCAACGACCCGATCACCTTTCTCGACATGTTTGTGACCAACGGCGGGCAAAACCAGACACACTGGAGCAACGCCGAATACGACCGCCTCATCGCCGAGGCCGGCCGCGCGTCCGACCGGGAGAAACGCTTCGAGCTTTATCAGCGCGCCGAAAAAATCCTCCTCGACGAGGCTCCGATCGCGCCGATCTTCTTTGGCACGCGCAGCTACCTGATTTCCCCGCGAGTGAAAAACTGGGTGCCCTCGCTCCTGGGAATCCACCGTTATCAAAAAGTGTGGGTGGAGTGA
- a CDS encoding archaeosortase/exosortase family protein: MNDSVRELRGQAAPCAGVLLAGWPVLRWFVARLGDGGDERFGLVALALALVLTPRAVWRERIAAWRLIVAGVFALAVAFPVSGTPMLLRALLLVCALSVLFCRGGGALGRAGLLALSLPVTATLQFFAGYPLRVLTAELGRPLIALFGVATERSGVALEWAGGVVVVDAPCSGVHMLWTGGVLVCAVAAWLRLGAWRTVFFGVAGLCAILLGNTVRAAVLFFIESGLWRAPGWAHEGVGLVIFAVLAAGLLWLGFRLKGANHEGGAKPPAKSKLDAPFERVRLSRRLRPTVFFVFTVMCSGAAVMPLIGQQGTVTAASDSDFPGWPELFEGKPWIRLRNPRNAAAFASGFAGKTGVFKQTGADGAGRIVVLRWIREASRGVHPAADCFRASGFEIKPGGLVRDANDVMWSEFLATKDGETWRVRERWHDDAGGAWTDVSAWYWAAVRGRGPWWAVTVAVACGD, translated from the coding sequence GTGAACGACAGCGTGCGCGAATTGCGCGGGCAAGCCGCTCCGTGCGCCGGCGTGCTTCTTGCGGGCTGGCCGGTGTTGCGCTGGTTTGTGGCGCGGCTTGGCGACGGCGGCGACGAACGCTTCGGCTTGGTCGCGCTGGCCTTGGCACTCGTATTGACGCCGCGCGCGGTGTGGCGCGAACGCATTGCGGCGTGGCGGTTGATTGTCGCGGGTGTGTTCGCGCTGGCCGTCGCGTTTCCAGTTTCGGGGACGCCCATGCTGTTGCGCGCGCTGTTGCTGGTATGCGCGCTGTCGGTTTTGTTTTGCCGGGGCGGGGGTGCGTTGGGCCGCGCGGGATTGCTCGCGTTGTCGTTGCCGGTGACGGCCACGCTGCAATTTTTCGCGGGGTATCCGCTGCGTGTGCTGACCGCGGAGCTGGGGCGTCCGTTGATCGCGTTGTTTGGTGTCGCAACGGAACGATCCGGCGTGGCGCTGGAGTGGGCCGGCGGCGTGGTGGTGGTCGATGCGCCGTGCAGCGGCGTGCACATGCTTTGGACGGGCGGGGTGCTGGTGTGCGCGGTTGCGGCGTGGCTGCGCCTCGGCGCATGGCGCACGGTTTTTTTCGGCGTCGCGGGATTGTGCGCGATCCTGCTCGGCAACACGGTGCGCGCGGCGGTTTTATTTTTTATCGAATCGGGATTGTGGCGCGCGCCGGGCTGGGCGCACGAAGGCGTGGGGCTGGTAATTTTTGCCGTGCTCGCCGCGGGTTTGTTGTGGCTGGGATTCAGGCTGAAGGGTGCGAATCACGAGGGTGGTGCAAAACCTCCGGCCAAGTCGAAATTGGATGCGCCATTTGAGCGGGTTCGGCTCAGCCGGAGGCTTCGCCCCACCGTGTTTTTTGTGTTTACGGTGATGTGCTCCGGCGCGGCGGTGATGCCGTTGATCGGCCAGCAAGGAACGGTAACCGCGGCGTCGGACTCGGACTTTCCCGGCTGGCCGGAGTTGTTCGAGGGCAAACCGTGGATACGTTTGCGGAATCCCCGGAACGCCGCCGCATTCGCCTCCGGATTCGCGGGGAAAACAGGCGTGTTCAAGCAAACCGGCGCCGATGGCGCCGGGCGCATTGTGGTGCTGCGCTGGATACGCGAGGCGTCGCGCGGGGTGCATCCGGCGGCGGATTGTTTCCGGGCGAGTGGGTTTGAGATCAAGCCGGGCGGACTCGTCCGCGATGCCAACGATGTGATGTGGTCGGAGTTTCTTGCGACGAAGGACGGTGAAACCTGGCGCGTGCGCGAACGCTGGCACGATGACGCGGGCGGAGCGTGGACGGATGTGTCGGCTTGGTATTGGGCAGCGGTGCGCGGACGCGGTCCGTGGTGGGCGGTGACGGTGGCGGTGGCGTGCGGCGATTGA
- a CDS encoding glycosyl hydrolase 115 family protein has product MCTSPRTLALAVFSFFIFHFSFCISARADGARAPKPLYRDTIYDGTADPVVIHNRAENNWLMFYTNRRANVPGLDGVSWVHGTPVGIAQSNDGGATWTYRCDARFHGIPVPAGADPKTLTHWAPDVIEHDGVYHMYLTLVPGVFTDWKHPRDIIHLTSRNLIDWHYQSTLALASDRVIDACVFPLPQGGWRMWYNNERDAKSIYYADSPDLHNWTDKGKCAGVGERPGEGPYVFRWRGHYWMLVDLWRGIGVYRSDDLLNWTPQPGDPLLGKPGKGADDGVNGGHCGVVVDHATDRAYCFYFTHPGRNGTISPDDKNNLELRRSSIQVVELREKDGVISCDRDAPAYVKLNATAANFTLAGETVVARIHYSDTDAKVVSIAANHLAADIERVSGKRPALSEISDLKFAITSTAPAVLVGTLGKSPLIDSLVASGKLDVSALRGQWETFLITTLDNNTLVIAGSDPRGTSFGVYELSRMIGISPWHWWADVTPEKKTRISIPAGTHVFGPPSVKYRGIFINDEDWGLQPWAAKTFEPENGGIGPKTYEKVFELLLRLKANTLWPAMHACSPAFNSNPANAALASDYAIVMGSSHAEPMLRNNVTEWTAPHKDYNYATNRDGVLAYWEERAKTNGRYENIYTIGMRGIHDSGMQGGGTREEQIARLEKIFADQRALIAKHVSPGVERVPQMFCAYKEVLDLYRGGLRVPDDVTIMFPDDNFGYIRNFPSAADRAAMRDGKRTGGFGIYYHLSYLGRPMAYLWLSTTPPALIWEEMNKAHQLGADRIWIANVGDIKPAEITTEFFLQMAWDIGSIATLPDVQTDFLRQWAAREFGAEHAPDIAQLMDMYYRYNFERRPEHLQWWLPREKPKPSTFTPAQRERRDELARKMNELLATIRERIPAEKQDAFYQLVEYPVQGSILANNRYFTGEEAALKHIAGDKTALNKLGYQADVLNLQLARITHRYNNLIAGGKWRHLMQLEPADNDWKSMRISKWRVPNFQQPLPSAPKNPLAKATLSEIEIWTTGMLTPIDGLGRSGTVTTITPATTSATSILEAKTAPTLIFKYTLAAQPNSATLRIHVLPTHAIDGSGKLRIAYAIDGAPEPQLAELIINDGKPEWAQGVLANERTFDIPLPPSTLTAGEHTLHLHGIDSSVVIDRVTIE; this is encoded by the coding sequence ATGTGCACATCTCCACGCACCCTGGCCCTCGCCGTCTTTTCATTCTTCATTTTTCATTTTTCATTCTGCATTAGCGCGCGCGCCGACGGCGCACGCGCGCCCAAGCCTCTTTATCGCGACACCATTTACGACGGCACTGCCGATCCCGTCGTCATTCACAACCGCGCCGAGAACAACTGGCTCATGTTCTACACCAACCGCCGCGCCAACGTCCCCGGGCTCGACGGCGTGAGCTGGGTGCACGGCACGCCCGTCGGCATCGCGCAATCCAACGACGGCGGCGCGACGTGGACCTACCGTTGCGACGCGCGCTTCCACGGCATCCCGGTCCCCGCGGGCGCCGACCCAAAAACGCTCACGCACTGGGCGCCCGACGTCATCGAGCACGATGGCGTTTACCACATGTATCTCACACTCGTGCCCGGCGTTTTCACCGATTGGAAACACCCACGCGACATCATCCACCTCACCAGCCGCAACCTCATCGACTGGCACTACCAAAGCACGCTCGCGCTCGCCAGCGACCGTGTCATTGACGCGTGCGTGTTTCCGCTGCCTCAAGGCGGCTGGCGCATGTGGTATAACAACGAGCGCGACGCCAAATCCATCTACTACGCCGACAGCCCCGACCTCCACAACTGGACCGACAAGGGCAAGTGCGCCGGCGTCGGCGAGCGCCCCGGCGAGGGCCCGTATGTTTTCCGCTGGCGCGGACACTACTGGATGCTCGTCGATCTCTGGCGCGGCATCGGCGTTTACCGCTCCGACGACCTCCTTAACTGGACGCCGCAGCCCGGCGATCCGCTCCTCGGCAAACCCGGCAAGGGCGCGGATGACGGCGTGAACGGCGGGCATTGCGGCGTCGTGGTCGATCACGCCACCGACCGCGCGTATTGCTTCTATTTCACGCATCCCGGACGCAACGGCACCATTTCGCCCGACGACAAAAACAACCTCGAACTCCGCCGCAGCTCCATCCAAGTCGTCGAGCTCCGCGAAAAAGACGGCGTGATTTCGTGCGACCGCGACGCGCCGGCTTACGTGAAACTCAACGCAACTGCGGCAAACTTCACGCTCGCCGGCGAAACCGTCGTCGCGCGTATCCATTATTCCGATACAGACGCCAAGGTCGTTTCCATCGCCGCCAACCACCTCGCCGCCGACATCGAACGCGTCTCTGGCAAACGCCCCGCCCTCTCTGAAATTTCAGATTTGAAATTTGCAATCACAAGCACTGCTCCCGCGGTGCTTGTCGGCACGCTCGGCAAATCGCCGCTCATCGATTCGCTCGTCGCATCGGGCAAACTCGACGTCTCCGCACTGCGCGGCCAATGGGAAACCTTCCTCATCACCACGCTCGACAACAACACGCTCGTCATCGCCGGCAGCGATCCGCGCGGCACGTCGTTTGGCGTTTACGAACTCTCGCGCATGATCGGCATTTCGCCCTGGCATTGGTGGGCGGACGTCACGCCCGAAAAGAAAACCCGCATTTCGATTCCCGCCGGCACGCACGTTTTCGGTCCGCCCTCGGTCAAATACCGGGGCATTTTCATCAACGACGAGGACTGGGGCCTCCAGCCTTGGGCCGCAAAAACCTTCGAGCCGGAAAACGGCGGCATCGGCCCGAAGACCTACGAAAAAGTTTTCGAACTCCTCCTGCGCCTCAAGGCCAACACACTCTGGCCCGCCATGCACGCCTGCTCGCCCGCGTTCAACAGCAACCCCGCCAACGCCGCGCTCGCCTCCGACTACGCCATCGTCATGGGCAGCTCGCACGCCGAGCCCATGCTCCGCAACAACGTCACCGAGTGGACCGCCCCCCACAAGGACTACAACTACGCCACAAACCGCGACGGCGTCCTTGCCTACTGGGAGGAGCGCGCCAAAACCAACGGCCGTTACGAAAACATCTACACCATCGGCATGCGCGGCATCCACGACAGCGGCATGCAAGGCGGCGGAACCAGGGAGGAGCAAATTGCCCGCCTCGAAAAAATCTTCGCCGACCAGCGCGCGCTCATCGCCAAGCACGTTTCGCCCGGCGTCGAGCGCGTTCCCCAAATGTTCTGCGCCTACAAGGAAGTGCTCGACCTCTACCGCGGCGGCCTGCGCGTGCCCGACGACGTCACAATCATGTTTCCCGACGACAACTTTGGCTACATCCGCAACTTCCCCTCCGCCGCCGATCGCGCCGCCATGCGCGACGGCAAACGCACCGGCGGTTTCGGCATCTACTACCACCTCTCCTACCTCGGACGCCCCATGGCCTACCTTTGGCTCAGCACCACGCCGCCCGCGCTCATCTGGGAGGAAATGAACAAAGCCCACCAGCTCGGCGCCGACCGCATCTGGATCGCCAACGTCGGCGACATCAAGCCCGCCGAAATCACCACCGAGTTTTTCCTGCAAATGGCATGGGACATCGGTTCCATCGCCACGCTTCCGGATGTGCAAACCGATTTTCTGCGCCAATGGGCCGCGCGCGAATTCGGCGCCGAACACGCGCCCGACATCGCGCAACTGATGGACATGTATTACCGCTACAATTTCGAACGCCGCCCCGAGCACCTGCAATGGTGGCTGCCTCGCGAAAAACCAAAACCATCCACGTTCACCCCCGCACAACGCGAACGCCGCGACGAACTCGCGCGCAAAATGAACGAACTCCTCGCCACGATCCGCGAACGCATCCCCGCCGAAAAGCAGGACGCGTTTTATCAACTCGTCGAGTATCCCGTGCAAGGCTCCATTCTCGCCAACAACCGCTACTTCACCGGCGAGGAAGCCGCGCTCAAGCACATCGCCGGCGACAAAACCGCGCTCAACAAACTCGGCTACCAAGCCGACGTCCTCAACCTCCAGCTCGCGCGCATCACGCACCGCTACAACAACCTCATCGCCGGCGGCAAATGGCGACACCTCATGCAACTCGAACCCGCCGACAACGACTGGAAATCCATGCGCATCTCGAAATGGCGCGTCCCCAATTTCCAGCAACCGCTTCCGTCCGCGCCGAAAAATCCGCTCGCGAAAGCGACGCTCAGTGAAATCGAAATCTGGACGACAGGCATGCTCACTCCGATTGACGGATTGGGACGCTCAGGAACAGTCACTACCATTACTCCCGCCACGACATCAGCGACATCGATATTAGAAGCAAAAACAGCCCCCACTCTTATTTTTAAATACACCCTCGCCGCCCAACCCAATTCCGCAACCCTGCGCATCCACGTCCTCCCCACGCACGCCATCGACGGCTCCGGCAAACTCCGCATCGCCTACGCAATCGACGGTGCCCCCGAACCGCAACTCGCCGAACTCATCATCAACGACGGCAAACCCGAGTGGGCGCAAGGCGTCCTCGCCAACGAGCGCACCTTCGACATCCCGCTTCCGCCCTCCACGCTCACCGCGGGCGAGCACACGCTGCATCTCCACGGCATCGACTCCAGCGTCGTGATCGACCGCGTAACGATTGAGTGA
- a CDS encoding TonB-dependent receptor plug domain-containing protein — protein sequence MSVTTGTRTERLASDAPVKTEFFLASEIKAHGGVTLADSLRLIPSARFESNCSNCGLNEIQLLGLSTDYTAILFDGAPLYSGLAKVYGADLFPTIFIDRIEIVKGSSSVLYGPEAVAGVVNLITTMPTHNHTSALLSYSNLKNDADEWKFTFKSSWLDRSEKLALTVYGLWENRDGLDLTTDGFTELPEFENKVVGLQFHYRPDEDKLLKASYQYIDQSHRGGDRLDLPEEQARVAESLAHKIHMINLQWEQQLTPALSYSLRGSYLRLQRDAFYGARADAEFGAFDEAGGFADPDNPTPAEEAALDVFAADPANQSAIDAVAHRIWSDTRNQVVFLDAQVTQKLGAHELVYGAQYRYEKLKEHRPNDPAIADTTDDFATYGFFAQDIWTIRPGLELVPGVRVDRHDNVGGAIFSPRVALRYQPRNALTLRASYSAGFNAPGAYNEDLHIGVSSGGAIFLRNSPDLEEERSDSFTLGADWLVPSLGKRLMLSSTVHYTFLHDTFDIDDSDVNGTGIWERVNGPDARVFVWENGFQWMVVPGLRLEGSISYIRARFDDPIFRVTGLTTREFVKRPEWTGKFSVTYDCGAGWQFVSLLNYTGSMLAVGEEADIHRRTPKFWEFDLNLSKTFRLSTHMDLKIGVGVRNLFDDRQDDLFDNGEDRDPTYFYGPVRPRTLFATAGIEF from the coding sequence ATGAGTGTCACTACGGGCACGCGAACGGAGCGGCTGGCTTCCGACGCGCCCGTCAAAACCGAGTTTTTCCTCGCATCCGAAATCAAGGCCCACGGGGGCGTCACCCTCGCCGATAGCCTGCGCTTGATACCGAGCGCCCGTTTCGAGTCGAACTGCTCCAATTGCGGCCTCAACGAAATCCAGCTTCTCGGGCTCAGCACCGATTACACCGCGATTTTGTTTGATGGCGCGCCGCTTTACTCGGGACTGGCCAAGGTTTATGGCGCCGATCTTTTCCCCACGATTTTCATCGACCGCATCGAAATCGTCAAAGGCAGCAGTTCCGTGCTTTACGGACCGGAGGCGGTCGCCGGCGTCGTCAACCTCATCACCACGATGCCAACGCACAACCACACCAGCGCGCTGTTGAGCTACTCCAATTTGAAAAACGACGCGGATGAGTGGAAGTTCACCTTCAAATCCAGCTGGCTGGACCGATCTGAAAAACTTGCCCTCACCGTCTACGGTCTATGGGAGAACCGGGACGGCCTCGACTTGACGACGGACGGATTCACCGAACTGCCCGAATTTGAAAACAAGGTCGTCGGCCTTCAGTTTCACTATCGCCCCGACGAGGACAAGCTGCTCAAGGCCTCCTATCAATACATCGACCAGTCGCACCGCGGCGGCGACCGGCTTGACTTGCCCGAGGAACAGGCCCGCGTCGCCGAATCACTGGCACACAAAATCCACATGATCAACCTGCAGTGGGAGCAACAGCTCACGCCCGCCCTTTCCTATTCGCTGCGCGGCTCCTACCTGCGCCTGCAACGCGATGCGTTCTACGGAGCGCGGGCTGACGCCGAGTTCGGCGCGTTCGACGAGGCTGGCGGATTCGCCGATCCCGACAATCCCACGCCCGCCGAGGAGGCCGCGCTGGACGTGTTCGCCGCCGATCCCGCAAACCAGTCCGCAATCGACGCCGTCGCGCATCGCATCTGGAGCGACACGCGCAACCAGGTCGTTTTTCTGGACGCCCAAGTCACGCAAAAACTCGGCGCGCACGAGCTCGTTTACGGCGCGCAATACCGTTACGAAAAGCTGAAGGAACACCGCCCCAACGATCCCGCCATCGCCGACACCACCGACGACTTTGCCACCTACGGATTTTTTGCCCAGGACATCTGGACAATCCGGCCCGGGCTCGAGCTCGTGCCCGGCGTGCGCGTCGACCGGCATGACAATGTTGGCGGCGCCATCTTTTCGCCGCGCGTCGCCTTGCGATACCAACCGCGCAACGCCCTCACACTGCGGGCCTCATACTCGGCGGGCTTCAACGCCCCCGGCGCCTACAACGAGGATCTCCACATCGGCGTGAGTTCCGGCGGCGCCATTTTTCTGCGCAACTCGCCCGACCTTGAGGAGGAGCGCTCGGACTCCTTCACGCTCGGCGCCGACTGGCTGGTTCCCTCCCTTGGAAAACGCCTCATGCTCAGCTCGACCGTCCACTACACATTCCTGCACGACACGTTCGACATTGACGACAGCGACGTCAACGGCACGGGAATTTGGGAACGCGTCAACGGCCCCGACGCCAGGGTTTTTGTCTGGGAAAACGGTTTCCAATGGATGGTCGTCCCCGGCTTGCGACTCGAAGGCAGCATCAGCTACATCCGCGCGCGCTTCGACGATCCCATCTTTCGCGTCACTGGCCTGACCACGAGAGAGTTTGTCAAGCGTCCGGAATGGACGGGTAAATTCTCCGTTACATACGATTGCGGCGCGGGCTGGCAATTCGTGTCCCTGCTCAACTACACCGGCAGCATGCTGGCCGTCGGCGAGGAGGCGGACATTCATCGCAGAACCCCGAAGTTCTGGGAGTTCGACCTGAACCTGAGCAAAACCTTCCGCCTCTCAACACACATGGACCTGAAAATCGGCGTCGGCGTGCGAAACCTGTTTGATGATCGTCAGGATGACCTTTTCGACAATGGCGAAGACCGCGATCCGACCTACTTTTACGGCCCCGTGCGTCCGCGCACCCTCTTCGCAACCGCGGGCATTGAGTTCTGA